One genomic segment of Candidatus Zixiibacteriota bacterium includes these proteins:
- a CDS encoding sodium:alanine symporter family protein, with amino-acid sequence MEQQIIDFFGAVSNQVWGPPMLILIVGTGIYLTIRLRGLQFYGLWRSLKLAFVERKETQHSEGDISHFQALMTALAATVGTGNIAGVATAITLGGPGALFWMWVTGLVGMATKYSEAVLAVKYRVVDENGNMSGGPMYYISRGLGWKWLGILFAVFASIAAFGIGNMVQSNSVADAVASHFGISKWITGGVLAVATALVIIGGIKSIGRVTTLLVPFMIAVYGIGAIIVVIIKFSAIPEVFSMVFTNAFSSTAAAGGFAGATVMQGIRWGVARGVFSNESGLGSSPIAAAAAQTRDPVRQALVSMTQTFIDTIIVCSFTGFVILSTGVWTNGQTGAPLTATAFSAGLPGQWGGIIVALGLILFAYSTLIGWSYYGEKALEFLLGVKSIVPYRVIFCIFVWVGAVAKLELVWSVADVFNGLMALPNLIALLLLSGVIVSETKKYY; translated from the coding sequence ATGGAGCAGCAAATAATCGACTTCTTTGGCGCTGTGAGCAACCAGGTCTGGGGACCGCCGATGCTCATTCTGATAGTCGGAACCGGAATCTACCTGACCATTCGCCTGCGGGGTCTTCAGTTCTACGGCCTCTGGCGCTCCCTGAAACTGGCCTTTGTGGAGCGCAAGGAAACACAGCATTCCGAGGGAGATATCTCGCATTTTCAAGCCCTGATGACCGCTCTTGCCGCCACCGTCGGCACCGGCAATATCGCCGGCGTCGCCACCGCCATAACCCTGGGCGGTCCCGGCGCGCTCTTCTGGATGTGGGTCACCGGATTGGTCGGAATGGCGACCAAATATTCCGAAGCGGTGCTGGCGGTGAAATACCGGGTGGTCGATGAAAACGGGAATATGAGCGGGGGACCGATGTATTATATCAGCCGGGGACTGGGCTGGAAATGGCTCGGCATTCTCTTTGCCGTATTCGCGTCCATTGCCGCCTTCGGCATCGGCAATATGGTGCAATCAAATTCGGTGGCAGATGCGGTTGCTTCGCACTTCGGCATCTCCAAATGGATAACCGGCGGCGTGCTTGCTGTCGCGACGGCGCTGGTGATTATCGGCGGCATCAAAAGTATCGGGCGCGTTACGACGCTATTAGTGCCCTTCATGATCGCCGTCTATGGTATCGGCGCCATTATAGTCGTCATTATCAAATTCTCCGCCATACCGGAGGTCTTCTCTATGGTCTTCACCAACGCCTTCAGTTCCACCGCCGCGGCGGGAGGATTCGCCGGCGCCACTGTTATGCAGGGAATACGTTGGGGAGTGGCGCGCGGGGTATTCTCCAATGAGAGCGGGTTGGGAAGTTCCCCTATCGCCGCCGCCGCGGCTCAAACGCGCGACCCGGTGCGACAGGCTTTGGTATCCATGACTCAGACCTTTATCGATACCATTATCGTCTGTTCCTTTACCGGCTTTGTAATACTTTCAACCGGCGTCTGGACCAACGGCCAGACCGGCGCGCCGCTGACCGCAACCGCTTTCTCCGCCGGACTGCCGGGACAATGGGGCGGAATCATCGTGGCGCTCGGCTTGATACTTTTTGCCTACTCAACTCTAATAGGCTGGAGTTATTACGGCGAAAAAGCGCTGGAATTTCTTCTGGGAGTCAAATCCATCGTGCCATATCGAGTGATATTCTGCATCTTTGTCTGGGTCGGGGCGGTGGCAAAACTGGAA